The DNA window AAAACAACTGACTCGGAAAAGCCTTCAGATGATGGAGGATGTTCACGAACAGAAGCAAGACATTAGTGAGCCGGAAAAGCCTCACCCAAAAATACATACTATTTTCTCAACTGAATGCACTCCTTACTTCGATTGGCAAACTTTGGGTCTTGTCCATAGTTTCAACCAGAGCGGCCAGCCAGGGGAAATTACGAGGCTTCTAGGTTGTACAGACGAGGACTTGAAGCAATACAAAGGACGCGATCTAGCTCCCACTCATTATGTCCCGTCTATGAGCCGGCATCCATTAACTGGCGACTGGTAATGCCTTCTTAAATATAACATTGGTTCGAAAATATGTTGAGAGCTACTGATGAATGAAGCCAAATATTTGATGTGTAAAATGCTCATGCAGGTATCCAGCAATCAATAAACCAGCTGCGGTCGTGCATTGGATTAACCATGTAAAGACCGATGCAGAATACATTGTGATCCTGGATGCCGACATGATAATGAGAGGACCAATCACGCCGTGGGAGTTCAAAGCAGCCAAGGGCAGACCAGTTTCAACTCCCTATGAGTAAGACTTCGTTTTTTGCATATTAGCCATGAATTGCTCGATCAAcctttaaaaaaatttctattGGAACGAAGGGTTACTCGATGTTTACTTGAATTTTGTTGGATGCAATAACAGCTACCTTATTGGCTGTGACAATGAGCTTGCCAAGGTCCACACTCGCAATCCTCAACTTTGTGACAAGGTCGGAGGTGTGATCATAATGCACATAGCGGATCTCAGAAAATTTGCGCTGCGTTGGTTGCACAAAACGGAGGAAGTCAGAGCTGATATGGCCCATTGGCCTAAAAAGTTCACCGGCGATATTTATGAAGCTGGTTGGATCAGTGAGATGTATGGTTACTCCTTTGCTGCAGCAGAGGTAATTCAAGCACTTCTTAAATTGTTAAAAGCAGATTTATTTTCCGATAATGTTTTAAACGTGTGTGGTTAATTTCTCGACACAGTGCAATCTACGGCATGTCATAAGCAACGACATCCTGATATACCCGGGATACGTTCCAGAACGTGGTGTGAGCTACAGAGTATTTCACTACGGCCTGGAGTTTAGGGTTGGTAACTGGAGCTTCGACAAAGGTAAATGGCGACATATGGATGTTGCTAACAAATGTTGGGCTACGTTTCCAGACCCTCCGGATGCATCAACCCTCGACCAGTCTAACGAGGATTCGTTTCAGCGCGACTTGCTTAGCATAGAGTGTGCAAATTCCTTAAACCAGGCTCTACGTGCTTATTATAGAAAGAAATGCCCCGATCCCAATTCCTTGCCCCCTCCAACACGAGAAGCACGCCGTCCTCCTTCCTTAACGATTACGACTCAGAAGGCCCCGGATCCTCCCACCCTGCGCACTCCGGATCATGAGACGGCCGGAGAAATAACAACCAGGGAGAAGATTGGGAATGTCGAGAAAATTGATGCCTCGAGGAAGGATTCGGAGGTGAATAACGAAACAAATGTGTTGTCTCCGCCAGCAGAGACGGACCAGGCCTTCACTTCGATGAGAGTCTGGATGATGTGCCTCTGGGCATTCTCCATCGCTGGTTTTGTAGTAGTGATGTATGTGATGGTATGGAGTCGAAGAGGGCAGAGGAAGCGTGGAAAACCGTACAAGATCAAGAGACGAAGCTCGTATATGGGACTGTGGGATCGGAATACTGACATGGCATAGCGTCTCTTGGTATATTGTGATCGACGACTCATTGCTTGCTAACGCGCACTTCCTGCTTGCAGAGAAGCTGAGTGGAGCAACGCGCTTGTATCTGTAGCGTGttggttattttagtgtaattggattaacttgattgatcaatgttatcataatgagacatcatataagtttggaagtgcggagtgcacgctTGTTTGAATTCACTATGATTAGAcaggggttcgggggcagcgcccccgagtagcggggtccaaaGGACAGAGCCActggctggggtcgagctgtacagaaaattcatccggaaaTATAATTTCCGATAATTGAAGAACTAATTTACAATTTGCGAAACCCGCCAAAAAACTGTTAAAAACAGTTATGAAAACGAAAACGAAGAGACGGGACGTTTCATTTTCAGCCTCTTCTTATTGATCATTTTCTGGTTCAAAGGATGATCGAAAAAATTAACATACGAATCTTCTACAAACatgaattgtatccgatcaaatattggtagaaccaccaaattgatttgatctgaaagtgtatCACACCTTTCAGGATATCCAATTGTTCACATTTAGTAAATCTCCCTAATATAGCGTGGCAAAGGACGGGCGTCCATGGCTGGCTCGTCTCTCCGGTGGCTCGAAGGGTATGACTTGTGCTCCATTGTTATAATCGAAGTTTTAATGATCTTGAAACTACAGTATACCTGTAATTTAATTCTTTGCGGGAAAGATATTTATACAGAAtgaataaaatgtgaatgtgaGAAACTTTCTTGCTTTCTTTCCATTTGTCATTTATATCGAACTttttttgttgaggattttggaaataaaatgtgaaaaaaattgTGTGTCCAaacatattttttgaaaaaaagctAAAAATTGGAgagacaaactatgatttttttttcattaaaaccaGCAACAACTATCTTCAGTGAGCATTAGATAAATCCAGAGTCATATTCAATAGAATggtatatttagtttgattggtCTCATATTGTGAGCCTACTgaaaattattgttattataatttatatattgaatGTTTTTCATTTAAGAGTTTGATTATAAGTGATATTTTCATAAGGTTAAAAAAGGGGTAAACATCTTACTATTGAGTGAAAATGAAAGATTAGTACTCCAcccaatttaataaattaaccCTTGAAACTCCAAAACTAATGaagtttttatttatcttttaccAATGTTTTACATTTGGCccatttaatataaatattatagatTGAAATTATGTCCAAACAGGGATACAAGAATTGGGATTTGGTACaacgttttttttttcaaatatttcaCGTTATACTTCactttctttatttaaattatcaTAAAAATCTTAGTTAGTTTACTAAATAATCTTGTTTAATATTTTGTGAAGTAAATATATACACAACAGATAAGAACAATggcatataattatattttccaaattacattaggtattttttttatatatacacataaGAATTGATCATGAacaatatggagtattatatattcACTTATGTATCTTGAAAATCCTCTAGAATAATTTTTTGTGCAATGGTGTGAAAGTAATGAGGATCGCATAATAGAATTATTTCCTTTTATAACGTATCAAACTATATAATCAATATTACTAGAACtgtcaaaaaaggaaaaaagtattaGGTTTTATAAATTCCAATTCTTCTGCAACATGGGGTTCTCATCAAAAAAATGGGCACATATCATATCTAATTTCGCCTCCATTTTGT is part of the Salvia splendens isolate huo1 chromosome 6, SspV2, whole genome shotgun sequence genome and encodes:
- the LOC121810034 gene encoding peptidyl serine alpha-galactosyltransferase-like is translated as MSVVRFLYYALVAAAIGGGAAEAVVAGSAPYRIHTLFSVECQNYFDWQTVGLMHSFRKAGQPGPITRLLSCTEQERMNYKGMDLAPTFEVPSMSLHPKTGDWYPAINKPAGVAHWLKHSKEAENVDWVVILDADMIVRGPILPWELGAEKGRPVAAYYGYLIGCDNILAKLHTKHPELCDKVGGLLAFHIDDLRVFAPMWLSKTEDVRADKAHWSTNITGDIYGTGWISEMYGYSFGAAEVGLRHKINDNLMIYPGYVPREGVEPILMHYGLPFSVGNWSFSKLEHHEDSIVYDCGRLFPEPPYPREVKEMERDANKRRALFLNLECINTINEGLLLNHEKHGCKKPKWSKYLSFLKSKTFAELTQPKQLTRKSLQMMEDVHEQKQDISEPEKPHPKIHTIFSTECTPYFDWQTLGLVHSFNQSGQPGEITRLLGCTDEDLKQYKGRDLAPTHYVPSMSRHPLTGDWYPAINKPAAVVHWINHVKTDAEYIVILDADMIMRGPITPWEFKAAKGRPVSTPYDYLIGCDNELAKVHTRNPQLCDKVGGVIIMHIADLRKFALRWLHKTEEVRADMAHWPKKFTGDIYEAGWISEMYGYSFAAAECNLRHVISNDILIYPGYVPERGVSYRVFHYGLEFRVGNWSFDKGKWRHMDVANKCWATFPDPPDASTLDQSNEDSFQRDLLSIECANSLNQALRAYYRKKCPDPNSLPPPTREARRPPSLTITTQKAPDPPTLRTPDHETAGEITTREKIGNVEKIDASRKDSEVNNETNVLSPPAETDQAFTSMRVWMMCLWAFSIAGFVVVMYVMVWSRRGQRKRGKPYKIKRRSSYMGLWDRNTDMA